The Virgibacillus sp. MSP4-1 genome has a segment encoding these proteins:
- a CDS encoding SDR family NAD(P)-dependent oxidoreductase, translating to MTSQMKRFENKVALVTGGRSGIGQATARRLRDEGATVITAQRGKDDEFESITADFSEPHIPEQIVKEVIERHGQLDVLINNAGMVQEARIEEMSLEDWQRTLNLNLTAPFLLIRAALPHLRKTRGSIVNTGSVEGLGANPGHAVYCASKAGLHGLTRSVAVDHGDEGVRCNAVAPGWIDTDLNLDMIDSMADAETFRRDIARIHPVGRSGSPDEVAALVAFLAADEAGFITGQVYTVDGGRMAQLSLP from the coding sequence ATGACAAGTCAAATGAAGCGTTTTGAAAACAAGGTTGCGCTGGTGACAGGAGGACGTTCGGGGATTGGACAGGCCACCGCGCGCCGGTTACGCGATGAAGGAGCGACCGTGATTACCGCACAGCGCGGAAAAGATGATGAGTTTGAATCGATTACGGCAGATTTTTCCGAGCCACATATACCGGAACAGATCGTTAAAGAAGTTATCGAGCGCCATGGACAGCTTGATGTGCTGATTAATAATGCGGGGATGGTGCAGGAGGCCAGGATTGAAGAAATGAGTCTTGAGGATTGGCAACGTACTCTTAATCTTAACCTGACAGCCCCGTTTCTGCTGATTCGTGCAGCGTTGCCCCACCTGCGTAAGACACGAGGCAGTATCGTCAACACTGGTTCAGTTGAAGGGTTAGGTGCAAATCCCGGACATGCAGTCTATTGCGCTTCCAAGGCTGGGCTTCATGGGTTGACTCGTTCAGTGGCGGTGGATCATGGTGATGAAGGTGTACGCTGCAATGCCGTGGCACCCGGCTGGATTGATACAGATTTAAACCTCGATATGATCGATAGTATGGCTGATGCAGAGACGTTTCGGCGCGATATCGCACGCATCCATCCTGTAGGTCGCTCGGGATCCCCTGATGAAGTCGCGGCACTGGTGGCATTTCTTGCAGCTGATGAGGCTGGGTTTATCACAGGCCAAGTCTATACAGTGGATGGCGGCAGGATGGCCCAGTTGAGTCTCCCCTGA
- a CDS encoding MBL fold metallo-hydrolase has protein sequence MHIQLIRNATLVIEYGGKKFLIDPMLAEKGTLPAFGPEVGLPDAPRQDQKNPLVSLPTSIENIIQDMDAVIVTHLHPDHWDRAAVESLPKDIKLYSQNEEDAAAIRDAGFQNVEVLEENTVFGDVQLIKTKGEHGRGEILKAAGHVCGVVLKHTTEKTLYVAGDTVWYDAVQDVINTHKPEIIVVNAGDNQFNIGGSLVMGKDDVYEVYKAAPNAKIISTHMEAVNHWTLSREELKNFMEEKGISSNVFVPDDGEAYTF, from the coding sequence ATGCATATACAACTCATTCGAAATGCGACACTGGTTATTGAATACGGAGGGAAAAAGTTTTTAATCGATCCGATGTTAGCTGAAAAAGGGACTTTGCCTGCTTTTGGACCCGAGGTAGGCTTACCTGATGCACCAAGACAAGATCAGAAGAATCCTTTGGTCAGCCTGCCTACATCCATTGAAAATATTATTCAGGATATGGATGCGGTCATCGTCACTCATCTGCATCCTGACCACTGGGATAGGGCAGCTGTAGAATCATTGCCAAAGGACATTAAACTATACTCCCAAAATGAAGAAGATGCAGCAGCAATACGCGATGCTGGTTTCCAAAATGTAGAGGTCCTAGAAGAGAACACGGTTTTTGGTGATGTCCAATTGATTAAAACAAAAGGCGAGCATGGAAGAGGCGAAATTCTAAAAGCAGCTGGTCATGTTTGTGGCGTGGTCCTTAAACATACCACAGAAAAAACTTTATATGTTGCCGGAGATACGGTTTGGTATGATGCAGTTCAGGACGTCATTAACACACATAAGCCTGAAATTATTGTGGTAAACGCTGGAGATAACCAATTTAATATAGGTGGTTCTCTGGTAATGGGTAAAGATGATGTCTATGAAGTTTATAAGGCTGCTCCTAATGCAAAAATTATTTCTACCCATATGGAAGCTGTCAATCATTGGACTTTATCAAGAGAAGAATTAAAAAACTTTATGGAGGAAAAAGGAATCTCTTCTAATGTTTTCGTACCAGATGACGGAGAAGCATACACATTTTAA
- a CDS encoding YbaN family protein, with amino-acid sequence MNIKTIKSFLFVVLGFLSFGIGVAGVVMPVLPGGPFFLFAAFCFARSSKRVENWFKGTSFYTEYVVRIRENRGMTRKEKIRINVIADAFILFSVVYVDILLVKIIMVALCIMKHYYFIKEIPTITQEEAKTIRADLRKRQMTKHTG; translated from the coding sequence ATGAACATAAAAACGATTAAAAGCTTTCTTTTCGTTGTTTTAGGTTTTCTTTCATTTGGAATCGGTGTCGCCGGCGTCGTCATGCCTGTACTGCCAGGCGGACCCTTTTTCTTATTTGCCGCCTTTTGTTTTGCCAGAAGCTCCAAGCGAGTGGAAAACTGGTTTAAGGGCACCTCCTTTTACACGGAATATGTCGTACGAATCCGGGAAAATAGAGGAATGACGAGAAAAGAAAAAATTCGTATTAACGTTATTGCCGATGCCTTTATTCTCTTTTCCGTCGTATATGTGGATATCCTGCTTGTGAAAATCATTATGGTTGCCCTTTGTATCATGAAACATTATTACTTTATCAAGGAAATCCCAACCATTACCCAGGAGGAGGCAAAAACCATTCGAGCTGACCTGCGTAAGCGGCAAATGACAAAACATACAGGCTGA
- a CDS encoding SDR family NAD(P)-dependent oxidoreductase: MGKLQDKVAVITGGVSGIGAATARLFAAEGAKLVLVDMNEEKGADFEQELKSEGINATFIKADVTSEKEVHDIFTTAIDTYGKVDVLFNNAGIGNVKPTEELTYAEWRKTVEVDLDGVFLVAQAAIKEFLKADGGVIVNTASMYGWVGAPGSAAYNAAKAGVVNLTRSLGLEYANRNIRINALCPGYIDTPILGETDREMLTNATPMKRLGKAEEMAKAVLFMASDDSSFMTGNSLVVDGGYTAQ; this comes from the coding sequence TTGGGAAAATTACAAGATAAAGTAGCTGTCATTACTGGTGGGGTATCTGGTATTGGTGCAGCTACCGCACGTTTATTTGCAGCTGAAGGGGCAAAGCTGGTGTTAGTAGATATGAACGAGGAAAAAGGTGCTGACTTTGAACAAGAATTAAAATCGGAAGGCATTAATGCTACTTTCATCAAAGCAGATGTAACCAGTGAAAAAGAGGTTCATGATATTTTTACAACAGCCATTGATACTTATGGTAAAGTCGACGTATTATTCAATAACGCTGGAATTGGGAATGTTAAACCAACAGAAGAATTGACTTATGCTGAATGGAGAAAAACAGTAGAAGTTGACTTGGATGGTGTTTTCCTGGTTGCCCAAGCTGCTATCAAAGAGTTCTTAAAAGCTGATGGTGGTGTGATTGTTAATACAGCGTCTATGTATGGCTGGGTTGGAGCACCAGGAAGTGCAGCCTATAACGCAGCCAAAGCTGGTGTAGTTAACTTAACTCGTTCTCTTGGTTTGGAATATGCAAATCGTAATATCCGTATCAACGCACTTTGTCCAGGTTATATTGATACCCCAATTCTTGGTGAAACAGATCGGGAAATGCTGACAAATGCGACACCAATGAAACGTCTGGGTAAAGCAGAAGAAATGGCAAAAGCTGTCTTATTTATGGCTAGCGATGATTCCTCGTTCATGACAGGAAACAGCTTAGTTGTAGATGGCGGGTATACGGCTCAATAA
- a CDS encoding Na-translocating system protein MpsC family protein, translating to MNNVGLPQEDLLQINSTFSKIVKRWYGKGPEHCFATFRSDMMVIHVSGFITAAEKALMEKDSQTLAYQFRYSIMEKIYEEFNKEMEDLFEKSFRYYYSDWNFATDTGIILFQNDASDWMNSYTAPGLKEKLMNQIMDIGKDVHRAPADIDVQRLSHKIIAVRCRDALLPIEKLLFSEGYSDILHQQSEEIKKVYRRSRNRFEAALGRKMEDIYMIWNYEYEECYVFFCLV from the coding sequence ATGAATAATGTTGGTTTACCCCAGGAAGACCTCCTACAAATTAATAGTACTTTCAGTAAAATCGTAAAGCGCTGGTATGGAAAGGGCCCCGAGCATTGTTTTGCCACCTTTCGATCAGATATGATGGTTATCCATGTGAGTGGTTTTATTACAGCTGCTGAGAAGGCGTTAATGGAGAAGGATTCTCAGACATTGGCCTATCAGTTTCGATATTCAATTATGGAAAAAATCTATGAGGAATTTAACAAAGAGATGGAAGACCTTTTTGAGAAGTCTTTCCGTTACTATTACAGTGACTGGAATTTCGCGACGGATACGGGGATTATTTTATTTCAGAATGACGCTTCAGACTGGATGAATTCTTATACCGCTCCAGGTTTAAAGGAGAAACTCATGAATCAGATTATGGACATAGGCAAGGACGTACACCGGGCTCCGGCAGACATCGATGTTCAGAGGCTCAGTCATAAAATTATAGCTGTCAGATGCCGGGATGCCCTGCTGCCCATCGAAAAGTTGTTGTTTTCGGAGGGATATTCGGATATCCTCCATCAGCAGTCGGAGGAAATTAAGAAGGTGTATCGCCGTAGCCGTAACCGCTTTGAAGCTGCGCTTGGCAGGAAAATGGAGGATATTTATATGATCTGGAACTACGAATATGAGGAATGTTATGTATTTTTCTGTCTGGTTTAA
- a CDS encoding DUF346 domain-containing protein: MYRNQYDGNPVQSFVYDYSYPNTAFRQQVTTQQVLQQLRSQHSQLYTQLQQAGMNRQLVEYAFSFTVNYTLNQANTNQSASQIYQQLQRQVPWFSLLFTQSNVPQNVMNRILTRVIEITLQIISGGQPGQPGQPGQGWSGWESLGGTLTTAPSVSSWQNNRLDVFARGTDQSLYHIWWNGSAWSNWENLGGTLTSSPAAVSWGPNRIDVFVRGTDNSLYHKWWNGSRWSEWENLGGTLTSAPAVSSRRNNQLDVFVRGTGNRLYKRTWNGSRWEDWEDLGGTLTSEPAAVSWGPNRIDVFARGQNNNLIHRWWDGNTWSNWESLGGTLTSAPAVSSRRPNRLEVFVRGSGNQLFRRAWNGSRWRSWQNLGGTLTSAPAAVSWGPNRTDVFARGQNQNLIHLWRGQ, from the coding sequence ATGTATAGAAATCAATATGACGGGAATCCCGTCCAATCGTTTGTGTATGATTACAGCTACCCAAATACAGCTTTTCGCCAGCAGGTCACAACTCAGCAGGTTCTTCAACAGCTCCGTTCTCAGCATAGTCAGTTATATACACAGCTTCAGCAGGCAGGCATGAATCGACAACTCGTGGAGTATGCTTTTTCCTTTACAGTGAACTATACCCTTAATCAGGCCAATACAAACCAGTCCGCCAGTCAAATCTATCAGCAGCTGCAACGACAGGTACCGTGGTTCTCCTTATTATTTACACAATCAAATGTTCCGCAAAATGTCATGAATCGCATATTAACCCGGGTTATTGAAATCACCCTGCAAATCATCAGCGGAGGACAGCCCGGGCAGCCGGGTCAACCAGGGCAAGGATGGTCCGGCTGGGAGAGTCTGGGAGGCACCCTGACCACAGCCCCAAGCGTCTCCTCCTGGCAAAATAACCGCCTGGATGTGTTTGCCCGGGGTACAGATCAATCCCTTTACCATATCTGGTGGAACGGCTCAGCCTGGAGCAACTGGGAAAACCTTGGTGGCACCTTAACCTCAAGCCCGGCCGCCGTCTCCTGGGGACCGAACCGCATTGATGTGTTTGTGCGCGGAACTGACAATTCCCTCTATCACAAATGGTGGAATGGCAGCCGCTGGAGCGAATGGGAGAATCTCGGCGGAACCCTGACCAGTGCACCCGCCGTTTCCTCCCGCAGAAACAATCAGCTTGATGTCTTTGTCCGAGGCACAGGTAATCGCCTTTATAAAAGAACATGGAACGGCTCGCGCTGGGAGGATTGGGAAGACCTGGGCGGCACCCTCACTTCTGAGCCTGCCGCTGTTTCCTGGGGACCCAACCGAATCGACGTCTTTGCCAGAGGTCAAAATAACAACCTGATTCACAGATGGTGGGACGGCAACACATGGAGCAATTGGGAAAGCCTTGGCGGAACCTTAACCAGTGCCCCAGCCGTCTCCTCCAGACGTCCAAATCGATTGGAAGTCTTTGTCCGAGGCAGCGGGAATCAGCTCTTCCGTCGAGCGTGGAATGGCTCACGCTGGAGATCCTGGCAAAACCTTGGCGGCACTCTGACTTCCGCCCCAGCAGCCGTTTCCTGGGGACCGAACCGCACAGATGTGTTTGCCAGAGGTCAGAATCAGAATCTTATTCATTTGTGGCGGGGGCAATAA
- a CDS encoding competence protein ComK translates to MTKILNDYSINPSTMALLPSRHFEYDTLVLEQDQELYVRKTPLQLIKKACLEARSSYDGRREYIMYKTNFRHRVPIPVNPSLQIHTFPTRTPNDFDCKWIFFQHIQSLQHAPSRKLSNEKSVITFKNGQTLGMGESYYLLERQVQKTGSCVLMIGGMNQLFTI, encoded by the coding sequence ATGACGAAAATTTTAAATGATTACAGCATTAACCCCTCCACCATGGCCCTATTACCCTCCAGACATTTCGAGTATGATACCCTTGTATTGGAGCAGGACCAGGAGCTTTATGTAAGAAAAACTCCCTTGCAGCTAATCAAGAAAGCCTGCCTGGAAGCAAGATCTTCCTATGATGGCCGACGGGAGTATATCATGTATAAAACCAATTTCCGGCACAGAGTCCCCATCCCTGTAAATCCTTCGCTGCAAATTCACACCTTCCCGACACGCACTCCTAATGACTTCGATTGTAAGTGGATTTTCTTCCAGCATATTCAGTCACTTCAACACGCGCCTTCCCGAAAATTATCCAATGAGAAATCTGTTATTACGTTTAAGAATGGGCAGACGCTTGGGATGGGTGAGTCTTATTATTTGTTGGAGAGACAGGTGCAGAAGACGGGGAGTTGTGTGTTGATGATCGGTGGTATGAATCAGCTATTTACAATATAA
- a CDS encoding DUF4200 domain-containing protein, which yields MGKLKGMWENKWIRYSVIVIIAIIIGFGSGNSSAKEELEGQKLTAEELLAEIDELEKEKDNLNDDIQELEKEISKKEKDLEDVKAENEEVLALVDNKNQLEKDVDNAKSELDSIQSDIDSANSNLGDIQDRIAKASGTLQKLDKKPIKLSAGQYFVGQDFPSGRYKAQGSSNFFVYDSGGSNIVNTILGGGSVGRGDYVFFAEDGYYVESSAPVTLVPVQ from the coding sequence ATGGGAAAGCTAAAAGGAATGTGGGAAAACAAATGGATAAGGTATAGTGTAATTGTTATTATTGCAATCATAATTGGATTCGGAAGCGGAAATAGCTCAGCAAAGGAAGAATTAGAGGGACAGAAACTTACTGCGGAAGAATTGCTTGCTGAAATTGATGAGCTAGAGAAAGAGAAAGACAATCTAAACGATGATATTCAAGAATTAGAGAAAGAAATCAGTAAAAAAGAAAAGGACCTAGAAGATGTAAAAGCAGAAAATGAGGAAGTGCTTGCTTTAGTGGATAACAAGAATCAGCTGGAAAAAGATGTTGATAATGCCAAGAGTGAGTTGGATAGTATTCAGTCAGATATCGATAGTGCCAATTCAAATTTAGGGGATATTCAAGATAGGATTGCAAAAGCAAGTGGAACGTTACAAAAATTAGATAAAAAACCAATTAAACTTTCAGCTGGTCAATATTTTGTCGGTCAAGACTTCCCATCTGGGCGTTACAAAGCACAAGGAAGCAGTAACTTTTTTGTTTATGACTCTGGTGGCTCAAACATTGTAAATACCATTTTAGGTGGTGGTTCAGTTGGTAGAGGTGATTATGTGTTTTTCGCAGAAGATGGATACTATGTAGAATCTTCAGCTCCAGTTACATTGGTACCTGTTCAATGA
- a CDS encoding TetR/AcrR family transcriptional regulator encodes MYNQLITPQKYRTKKHLQQALIYLTKEKGFQSVSVKDIVQYAGYNRSTFYVHYQDKFDLARDLLNTVLQGLEQSVEVPYHSKRKVDTEQLNQNSFQIISYIYDNRNFFELITCEDTIPELHTKFPQTILKIYQQKFEFKTLYHLPVDMEYFTRYTAYGFYGLISMWIHSGFEIPQEEFIDEIIKLARTHMASVRYLG; translated from the coding sequence ATGTATAATCAACTCATCACTCCACAAAAATACCGAACAAAGAAACATTTGCAGCAAGCGCTTATTTATTTAACCAAAGAAAAGGGATTTCAGTCAGTTTCTGTTAAGGATATCGTTCAATATGCTGGTTACAACCGAAGTACTTTTTATGTCCATTATCAGGATAAATTTGATTTAGCAAGAGATCTTCTTAACACGGTTCTGCAGGGGTTAGAGCAATCGGTTGAAGTCCCTTATCATTCAAAACGTAAGGTAGACACGGAGCAATTAAATCAAAATTCCTTTCAGATCATTTCATATATTTATGATAACCGAAACTTTTTTGAGTTGATTACCTGTGAAGATACGATTCCGGAATTACATACGAAATTTCCGCAGACCATATTGAAAATCTATCAGCAGAAATTCGAATTCAAAACGCTTTATCATTTGCCAGTCGATATGGAATACTTTACACGATACACAGCATATGGTTTTTATGGCCTGATTTCCATGTGGATTCATTCCGGATTTGAAATCCCTCAAGAGGAATTCATTGATGAAATTATTAAACTGGCCCGAACACATATGGCTTCTGTGAGATATCTGGGCTGA
- a CDS encoding Lrp/AsnC family transcriptional regulator: MLDRTDLLILEELSKNSRITMKELGKKVHLTGPATSARVEKLEENDVIQGYSIKVNQEKMGYSIHAFIQVFMKDINHQPYLSFLKNQKDFVMNNYIVSGESCYLLESKFPSNEKLDEFLEGLSKYVSYKLSIVINNK, translated from the coding sequence ATGTTAGATAGGACGGATCTTCTTATCTTAGAAGAACTATCCAAGAACAGTCGGATTACGATGAAAGAATTGGGCAAGAAAGTCCACCTGACTGGTCCAGCTACTTCAGCCAGAGTGGAGAAACTAGAAGAAAATGATGTTATTCAAGGGTATTCCATTAAAGTTAACCAGGAAAAAATGGGCTATTCTATTCATGCATTTATACAAGTTTTTATGAAGGATATAAATCATCAACCTTATCTATCTTTTTTAAAGAACCAAAAAGATTTTGTGATGAACAACTATATAGTTAGCGGAGAAAGTTGCTACCTTTTAGAGAGTAAATTTCCCTCCAATGAGAAGCTGGATGAATTTTTGGAAGGTTTAAGTAAATATGTAAGCTATAAATTATCAATTGTTATTAATAATAAATAG
- a CDS encoding PAS domain S-box protein, producing MPNRKRITQKREDELLDEYIQSRLDSSFTIISEDQDPFLIMNTSHDIVYGSPWCEELTGYSTDELEVMNLYDLIPNQSVPIHHFFKDSVQTVQTDLIRRDFTDSLEIKMVSIPIFSGDLLIGRYIILKRERDDPGKKETDREAYYHRFVEQSPFGILVIDHERIKHVNLVALRTIGALSKEAVAGINVFTMIPTADIEHMKSKMEEARNGLVTRPFQQQFVKQNGETVNTEIQVLPTIYNNKRMTHLIIRGVYDNIHTFDLSVLIAMGLAKEIKEPVVRIKGFMDLIRNGNVKEEYFKVVDQDLNYIKKTLEDVLILENDGQKSYGKHELIEQIINLMDG from the coding sequence ATGCCTAATCGGAAACGGATCACGCAAAAAAGGGAAGATGAATTACTTGATGAGTACATACAATCCCGGCTGGACAGCAGTTTTACGATCATTTCTGAAGATCAGGATCCTTTTTTAATCATGAATACAAGTCATGATATTGTGTATGGAAGTCCGTGGTGTGAGGAGTTGACAGGATACTCGACCGATGAATTGGAGGTGATGAATCTTTATGATCTGATCCCTAACCAATCCGTACCGATCCATCATTTTTTTAAGGATTCAGTTCAGACTGTTCAGACGGATTTAATCAGAAGAGACTTCACAGATTCGTTGGAGATTAAGATGGTATCGATCCCGATCTTTTCCGGTGATCTGCTGATTGGCAGGTATATCATTCTGAAAAGGGAACGGGACGACCCGGGCAAAAAGGAAACAGATCGGGAAGCTTATTATCATCGATTCGTGGAGCAGTCTCCTTTTGGTATTCTGGTCATTGATCATGAACGAATTAAGCATGTTAATCTAGTTGCATTAAGAACGATTGGAGCTTTGAGTAAAGAGGCCGTGGCAGGCATAAATGTTTTTACAATGATTCCAACCGCTGACATTGAACATATGAAGTCCAAAATGGAAGAGGCCAGGAACGGACTGGTAACCAGACCTTTTCAGCAGCAGTTTGTGAAACAAAACGGAGAGACCGTGAACACGGAAATCCAAGTACTTCCGACGATTTATAACAACAAAAGAATGACCCATTTGATTATCCGCGGGGTTTACGACAACATTCATACCTTTGATTTGTCGGTTCTTATTGCTATGGGGCTGGCAAAGGAAATTAAGGAGCCTGTGGTGCGGATCAAAGGGTTTATGGACTTAATCAGAAACGGAAACGTAAAGGAAGAATATTTCAAAGTAGTGGATCAGGACTTAAATTATATTAAAAAAACACTTGAGGATGTACTTATTTTGGAGAATGACGGGCAGAAATCCTATGGGAAACATGAACTCATAGAACAGATTATAAATTTAATGGACGGCTAA
- a CDS encoding sigma-70 family RNA polymerase sigma factor, translating to MPVQEEFSHVLEEYERIIFHFIHKYGIRDPENEFYQEGVIALWKAYKDYDPAKGKFSTYAYFLIQKTFLTLIRKSNRQTEKDQYYIEVKSKDFQEVAEELDTGFDPYLYEQIKQVLTDNQMKWFQRFVLEDLSIKEIAEKEKVTIDAVKNWGRLAKPKVRELLQGENIR from the coding sequence ATGCCCGTTCAAGAGGAATTTAGTCACGTGTTAGAGGAGTATGAGAGAATTATTTTTCATTTCATCCATAAGTATGGCATTCGTGATCCGGAGAATGAATTTTATCAGGAGGGGGTCATAGCGTTATGGAAGGCTTACAAAGACTATGATCCTGCAAAAGGAAAGTTTTCCACCTATGCGTACTTTTTAATTCAAAAGACGTTTCTTACCTTAATTCGCAAATCCAATCGCCAGACTGAGAAGGACCAATATTATATCGAGGTCAAATCCAAGGACTTTCAAGAGGTCGCAGAGGAACTGGATACAGGCTTTGACCCGTATCTCTATGAGCAAATTAAACAAGTCCTGACCGACAATCAGATGAAGTGGTTTCAGCGATTTGTGCTGGAGGATCTATCGATTAAAGAGATTGCCGAAAAGGAGAAGGTCACGATTGATGCAGTGAAAAATTGGGGAAGGTTAGCAAAGCCCAAGGTGAGAGAGCTGCTGCAGGGTGAGAATATTCGATGA
- a CDS encoding helix-turn-helix transcriptional regulator, which translates to MRQARENRDFTVDHLAHEANVDRRTIQRIESGETSPKHETVFNLAYALQIDINEIHHQIIKDSKHSPPLE; encoded by the coding sequence ATGAGGCAGGCCAGAGAAAATCGTGATTTTACGGTTGATCATCTGGCTCATGAGGCAAACGTTGATCGCAGAACGATTCAGAGGATTGAAAGTGGTGAAACAAGTCCTAAGCACGAAACAGTGTTTAACCTGGCGTATGCTTTGCAGATTGATATCAATGAAATTCACCATCAGATTATAAAGGATTCCAAACATTCTCCTCCACTGGAATAG
- a CDS encoding Na-translocating system protein MpsC family protein, whose product MDQDTLNEISSHTSKLLRKNFGRGPKSCQTIISHKYMAIYIRGFVSPMEDVLLSEGQQNYVEKARTVIIDTIIKELIGVVKISCECEVEEYYHDWNFPNNSGVILFVLTEPLIEESKTAVNQSELENEVARISELVQKVPGKLYVHALSPYMYLVERAGILIPIEKALVDKGFKDELMITKDALEKEYFHKYGRFKELFDRDVKDIFVDWDFKEDKSYMVFVLSK is encoded by the coding sequence TTGGATCAGGATACATTAAATGAGATCAGCAGTCATACGAGCAAGCTCCTTAGAAAAAATTTTGGCAGGGGTCCGAAGTCCTGTCAGACGATTATCTCCCATAAGTATATGGCCATTTACATTCGCGGGTTTGTTTCCCCCATGGAGGACGTGCTGCTGAGTGAAGGCCAGCAGAATTACGTGGAAAAGGCAAGAACTGTCATCATAGATACGATTATAAAAGAATTAATCGGGGTTGTGAAAATATCCTGCGAATGTGAAGTGGAGGAGTATTACCATGACTGGAACTTTCCTAATAACTCCGGTGTGATTCTGTTTGTTTTAACGGAACCCTTAATTGAGGAGAGTAAAACTGCGGTCAATCAGTCAGAATTGGAGAATGAAGTGGCGCGGATCAGTGAGCTGGTTCAGAAGGTTCCGGGCAAACTATATGTCCATGCATTATCTCCTTATATGTACCTGGTTGAGCGTGCAGGTATTCTTATTCCGATAGAGAAGGCTCTGGTGGATAAGGGCTTTAAGGATGAACTGATGATCACAAAGGATGCTTTGGAAAAGGAATATTTTCATAAGTACGGAAGGTTTAAAGAACTGTTTGATCGTGATGTGAAGGATATCTTTGTGGATTGGGATTTCAAAGAGGATAAATCGTATATGGTTTTTGTACTGAGCAAATGA